One window of Hydractinia symbiolongicarpus strain clone_291-10 chromosome 3, HSymV2.1, whole genome shotgun sequence genomic DNA carries:
- the LOC130636641 gene encoding uncharacterized protein LOC130636641: MKKILLLLALLEIVLSMPHPPGAQCDTCDVMTCDDASDCPHGVTKDKCNCCDVCLRHDGEKCGGLNTREGVCDKDLFCHVRHPNSRKNIFIAQKSGKCEPVACKNVTCGLHQWCTLQNNNTKCHCKDDCVNVSIPVCGLTNGVEYRNPCELKKEECQTQIKIEFLPGPCEECTHKSVVYKHGETLMTDNPCEVKTCRHGKFQETLDKECLKGLGFTCTTGSSKYADISCNETSFCQVAVQNDDEFPNLGKCMELDPNKCIMDGKTYQVNQTFINEACDGQCKCYGGNRVACVSLCPPHYAVCSPDQTSVEEPVLVSKDPKCHCLRNKCVPNAEICKMKPYAGPCFGYFEKWHFDTKTKKCDTFIYGGCRGNANNFETEEECKNTCQRHNVEKDIDDNNDDVTEETGTPTKSVKQGPKMSSTDMYIQGTVTFAGKEQVLPSKSCLMVFLQDNTYADAESITLSNTKFDLSNDDTRQKFRYTFVTKKPDESELDRSFSLYAALHVGWCPLGREAIKAGDYIMDTDHPLDIRTESNRYNKDVTLNCYKCSEDLKDTKSPFEQSIFADEVSIGGGEMTITGVIKFPHEVGKLPTPSCLRIQLRDVSRMDVPAIVHGSTEINVTGVSIGDTYSYILQFEKPPHSNYPYKYSMSAVLNHGWCRGNNSKEWIRKGDYTTDTIHRVIVSASSNDYDINMKMKCYACPDSRGKVGTDSPPVVQPARDESVIIPGEEEKEEEEERTGGFPDVFNPSSTDPHYDLSLRFGDKNMSIKGVIKFPHKVGKLPTPSCLRIKLEDVSLLDAPSLVLASTEINVSGETIGKSLPYLLKSRKPAANYLQMSYSLSATLNYGWCRDGKSNKWLQNGDYLVDTQHPLKLSALSDDYNMDINVICYTCPANRGKDNTDSPPVVQPAKDVSLIISEEEEKEKEEDIAPPGGFPFGGTPEGPKMSDKIITITGSVKFPHAVKLPSPSCLRVKFLDTSVQDASAVKLGEERFDVSNLNTEKGYTYVITTKKPADDEYWRTFTMSAVLNKGWCPTANSRQWLRKGDYLNDFTHQVSLTKEKSSYKKDIAVTCYECKDEDIVASTKTKPAPPMVLDDSEQPKLGNTFMEIYGYIRFDEKLGKLPNGSCLKYSFFDVTNLDDVAIKIDGRVEDVSGMEIGNKYKYSLGFNKPKDSELLRDYSMEAILNVGWCATENDTKSIRDGDFSVDTSHAVILTKEANTYEANILLKKLCTSKACLKDELKTCYDSYLNKTFNHNDIWSRDPCTECECLDGIDSCTVIDCLPCENPVKVQGQCCPKCLEAPPLAQCFDAKENKTVQEGETWNKDACTFCTCSRGQEQCVTMDCPRPICDNSVYMPGECCPVCPKQNDTCFDRTLNKTFKNDENWKQTSCTDCTCSNGEITCAAIYCNIACQNPVYTEGECCPTCPGTCLEDDVHYKYGESWKKDDCTTCTCDAGAIICASHDCFLRSCKNPRKIPGQCCPVCDDINECVNGDNTYGNGESWTENNGCNHCMCLGGKKYCAAPVCSFPDCPDGNITNVEGICCPVCSTSTICKDKRTNRSYIEGNLWQEEKGCFLCQCTESGIDCNPPNTNLTGCRNVASFNAVCGNVCLDASKPSRDVDP; the protein is encoded by the exons ATGAAGAAAATACTGCTTCTGCTAGCGCTGCTAGAAATAGTGCTGTCTATGCCGCATCCACCTGGCGCGCAATGCGACACGTGTGATGTAATGACATGTGATGACGCCAGTGACTGTCCTCACGGTGTCACTAAAGATAAATGTAATTGTTGTGATGTTTGTCTTCGGCATGATGGTGAGAAGTGCGGTGGCTTGAACACTCGTGAAGGAGTATGCGATAAAGATTTGTTTTGTCATGTACGCCATCCAAATTcacgcaaaaatatttttattgctcAAAAAAGTGGCAAATGTGAACCAG TCGCTTGCAAAAATGTTACATGTGGTCTTCATCAATGGTGTACATTGCAGAACAACAATACTAAATGTCATTGTAAGGATGACTGTGTCAATGTCAGCATTCCAGTATGCGGATTAACCAATGGGGTAGAATATAGAAATCCATGTGAACTGAAGAAAGAAGAGTGTCAAACtcaaattaaaattgaatttcttCCAGGACCATGCGAAG aatgcaCACATAAAAGTGTTGTATACAAACATGGCGAAACGTTGATGACGGACAATCCATGTGAAGTGAA AACTTGTCGACACGGAAAGTTTCAAGAAACATTGGATAAAGAATGTCTAAAAGGTCTTGGCTTCACTTGCACTACTGGTTCAAGCAAATACGCTGACATTAGTTGCAATGAAACATCTTTCTGTCAAGTAGCAGTTCAAAACGATGATGAGTTTCCCAATTTAGGGAAGTGTATGGAGTTAGACCCAA ATAAATGTATAATGGATGGCAAAACATATCAAGTCAACCAAACTTTTATCAATGAAGCATGCGATGGACAATGTAAGTGTTATGGTGGGAATCGAGTTGCTTGCGTATCTTTGTGTCCACCACATTATGCTGTCTGTTCACCAGACCAAACGTCTGTTGAAGAACCTGTTCTTGTTTCAAAGGATCCAAAGTGCCACTGCCTTCGCAATAAATGTGTACCCAATG CTGAAATTTGTAAAATGAAACCATATGCTGGACCATGTTTTggttattttgaaaaatggcattttgacaCTAAGACAAAAAAATGCGACACATTTATCTATGGTGGATGTCGTGGAAATGCCAACAATTTTGAAACAGAAGAAGAATGTAAAAACACTTGTCAGCGGCATAACGTTGAGAAAG ACATTGATGACAATAACGATGACGTAACCGAAGAAACAGGAACACCAACAAAAAGTGTAAAACAAGGTCCAAAAATGA GTTCCACCGATATGTATATCCAAGGAACAGTTACTTTTGCTGGTAAAGAGCAAGTGTTACCATCGAAATCATGCTTAATGGTATTTTTACAAGACAACACCTACGCGGACGCCGAATCTATCACTTTATCCAATACAAAATTTGATCTCTCAAACGACGATACAAGACAAAAGTTTCGTTATACCTTCGTAACAAAAAAGCCCGACGAGTCGGAACTTGATAGATCATTTTCACTGTATGCAGCTTTACACGTTGGTTGGTGTCCTCTAGGACGAGAAGCTATCAAAGCTGGAGATTACATTATGGATACTGACCATCCGCTCGACATTAGGACTGAATCAAATAGATACAACAAAGATGTTACCTTAAACTGCTATA aatgttCAGAGGATTTAAAAGATACAAAATCACCATTTG AACAATCAATATTTGCCGATGAAGTATCAATAG GTGGCGGTGAGATGACTATAACAGGTGTTATTAAATTTCCTCACGAAGTTGGAAAGTTGCCCACTCCATCATGCTTACGAATACAACTTCGAGATGTTTCTAGAATGGATGTTCCTGCTATTGTGCATGGTTCTACTGAAATCAATGTCACTGGAGTATCGATTGGTGATACCTATTCTTATATCCTGCAATTTGAAAAACCACCACATTCAAATTACCCATATAAATATAGCATGAGTGCTGTGTTGAATCATGGATGGTGCCGTGGGAACAATTCAAAAGAATGGATAAGAAAGGGTGATTATACTACAGACACAATACACCGAGTTATAGTGTCAGCTTCATCAAACGATTATgatataaatatgaaaatgaaaTGCTATG cttgCCCTGATAGTAGAGGAAAGGTCGGCACAG ACTCTCCACCAGTTGTGCAACCAGCTAGAGATGAATCTGTCATTATACCGGGAGAAGAAGAGaaggaggaagaggaggaaaGAACTGGTGGCTTTCCAG aTGTATTCAATCCATCGTCCACCGATCCTCATTATGATCTAAGTTTAAGATTTG GTGATAAAAACATGTCCATCAAAGGCGTTATCAAATTCCCTCACAAAGTTGGAAAGTTGCCCACTCCATCATGCTTACGAATAAAACTTGAAGATGTTTCGCTCCTGGATGCTCCTTCTCTTGTGCTTGCATCTACTGAGATTAATGTATCCGGAGAAACGATTGGAAAAAGTCTGCCTTATCTTCTCAAGTCTAGAAAACCTGCTGCAAATTATCTTCAAATGTCTTACAGCTTGAGCGCAACATTGAATTATGGATGGTGTCGCGATGGTAAATCAAATAAATGGTTGCAAAATGGCGATTACTTGGTAGATACTCAACACCCTCTTAAATTGTCAGCATTATCAGATGATTATAACATGGATATCAACGTGATTTGTtaca cttGCCCAGCTAACAGAGGAAAGGATAACACAG ACTCTCCACCAGTTGTGCAACCAGCTAAAGATGTATCTCTTATTATAtcggaagaagaagaaaaggaaAAAGAGGAAGATATAGCCCCACCAGGTGGATTTCCATTCGGTGGTACTCCAGAAGGTCCCAAAATGA gtgACAAAATTATCACAATCACAGGTAGCGTAAAATTTCCACATGCTGTCAAATTACCATCCCCCTCATGTTTACGTGTCAAATTCCTTGACACCTCCGTACAAGATGCTTCAGCTGTTAAACTTGGTGAAGAAAGGTTTGATGTGTCCAATCTAAACACTGAAAAAGGATATACATATGTCATTACAACAAAAAAACCAGCCGATGATGAATACTGGAGAACTTTTACTATGAGTGCAGTATTGAACAAAGGATGGTGTCCAACAGCAAATTCAAGACAGTGGCTTCGCAAAGGGGATTATTTAAACGACTTTACCCATCAAGTCTCGTTGACAAAGGAAAAATCTTCTTATAAAAAGGACATCGCTGTTACATGTTACG AATGCAAAGATGAGGATATTGTGGCTAGTACAAAGACCAAGCCAGCTCCACCAA TGGTACTAGACGACTCAGAACAACCTAAACTCG GAAATACATTTATGGAAATTTATGGATACATTCGCTTTGATGAAAAGTTAGGCAAACTACCCAATGGGTCATGCTTAAAATACAGTTTCTTTGATGTCACCAATCTTGATGATGTTGCCATTAAAATTGATGGAAGAGTTGAAGATGTAAGTGGAATGGAAATTGGTAATAAGTACAAATACTCCCTCGGCTTCAACAAACCCAAAGATTCCGAACTTTTGAGAGATTACAGTATGGAAGCCATCTTGAATGTTGGTTGGTGTGCTACAGAAAATGATACTAAATCGATTCGTGATGGTGATTTTAGTGTGGACACAAGCCACGCTGTCATTCTGACAAAAGAAGCTAATACATATGAAGCAAATAtccttttgaaaaaacttt GTACATCAAAGGCTTGTTTGAAAGATGAACTGAAAACTTGTTATGATTCATACTTAAACAAAACATTCAACCACAACGATATCTGGTCACGTGATCCATGTACCGAATGTGAATGTCTCGACGGGATTGATTCGTGCACAGTGATTGATTGTTTACCATGCGAAAATCCTGTCAAAGTTCAAGGACAGTGTTGTCCAAAATGTCTTGAAGCTCCACCTTTGGCGCAATGTTTCGACgctaaagaaaataaaacagtCCAGGAAGGAGAGACGTGGAATAAAGATGCATGCACATTCTGCACTTGTTCTCGTGGCCAAGAACAATGCGTTACTATGGACTGCCCAAGACCTATATGCGACAATTCAGTGTACATGCCAGGAGAATGTTGTCCAGTGTGCCCTAAACAAAACGATACTTGCTTTGATCGAACCCTTAACAAGACTTTTAAAAACGATGAAAATTGGAAGCAAACATCGTGCACAGATTGCACATGCTCTAATGGAGAAATTACTTGCGCAGCCATATATTGTAATATTGCATGTCAAAACCCTGTTTATACAGAAGGAGAATGCTGCCCAACGTGTCCTGGAACTTGTTTAGAAGACGATGTGCACTATAAGTATGGCGAGAGCTGGAAAAAGGACGATTGCACAACATGTACGTGCGATGCTGGAGCAATTATCTGTGCGTCACATGATTGTTTTTTGAGATCATGCAAAAACCCAAGAAAGATACCTGGGCAGTGCTGTCCGGTATGTGATGACATCAACGAATGCGTTAATGGAGATAACACTTATGGGAATG GAGAATCTTGGACAGAAAATAATGGATGTAATCATTGCATGTGCTTGGGTGGTAAAAAGTATTGCGCGGCACCTGTCTGCAGCTTCCCTGATTGCCCTGATGGTAACATCACCAACGTAGAAGGAATATGCTGTCCGGTGTGTTCCACAAGTACAATATGCAAAGATAAGAGAACTAATCGTTCCTACATAGAAGGAAACCTGTGGCAGGAGGAAAAAGGATGCTTCTTATGTCAATGCACAGAATCTGGTATTGACTGTAATCCACCAAATACCAATCTTACAGGTTGCCGGAACGTGGCATCGTTCAACGCAGTGTGTGGAAACGTCTGTTTGGATGCATCTAAACCATCTCGAG atGTGGATCCCTGA
- the LOC130636642 gene encoding slit homolog 2 protein-like, which produces MRINIKFDVAGMERKQKVRRSKTLLLFWFSLFCLTFENINGADKTQTETALGCRIDKHLNTTRVNCTSSGLQNIHLKMMPKNTTHLYMRDNNIVTLHNISFARFTSLKVLDLSENSITHLPALSFAGLESLQTINLSNNNITDLDPNAFAGLVELKYVNVSNNDIAVLQPHLFAQNRKIKSIDVSWNNINTLSEDIFENLSDLIQLDISNNNITELQESCFKGLYHVEHLLLNNNYLRKLPLGLFKTLRNLLTIKLSHNELHSVENLFTNLSKLVEVNLDHNNIENVTADAFNKNLKTLSLRYNKLWNLSLISNLHVRNLRLDGNSFNQTNNTLNLKNTQSLSLTNCNFTSVSLLPSDQLEFLDLSDNNLSTVNITAPKLTQLRLSKNQIKYIRNIIIEHINVLTLDLSSNQIDSITYLALTNIQNLNLSNNNITSPSFGRELNHLKSLVTLDLSNNQISKFSNFAFQNNSMLQNLNLSGNRIKDLPIHFLQNNNLLSIIDLSNNANLKCRECGLLLFINSLRTSVVVKGSCNDSYGTQQNLSLFRTGYDLMKSNCNICSLYPCKHNGACRYNVSSEQSNCICSANYTGRICEKYKQSCVLNQSCGLCNDNACLNRGKCIETSATEFECKCSANYTGKTCEIKDNICTQNKCQNNATCTIIDRSNFKCNCSANYTGQLCEIKLSACQNNTCLNGGTCNSMYKGFICTCLSNFTGMHCEKNALNNSLNACLSSPCKNNGLCKRFNSTYKCICVGGFNGEQCEFTGSKNVDSSEDNTTESVNDTKVGIVVTIFVVIIILFVICGLMHQKKHGRFPFNRNSGITDLFPGHNFKRLDDNELQRYI; this is translated from the coding sequence ATGAGAATAAATATCAAGTTTGACGTAGCAGGGATGGAAAGAAAACAGAAAGTGAGGAGATCAAAAACATTATTGTTGTTTTGGTttagtttattttgtttaactTTTGAAAACATCAATGGAGCTGATAAAACACAGACTGAAACAGCACTGGGTTGTAGGATAGATAAACATTTAAACACAACAAGAGTAAATTGCACATCTTCTGGTCTgcaaaatatacatttaaaaatgaTGCCGAAAAACACAACTCATTTGTACATGCGCGACAATAACATCGTGACATTACATAATATTAGTTTTGCACGGTTCACTAGTTTAAAAGTTTTGGACCTGAGTGAAAACAGTATCACACATCTACCAGCATTGAGTTTTGCTGGTTTAGAATCCTTACAAACTATAAATTTGAGTAACAATAATATCACTGATCTTGATCCAAACGCTTTCGCTGGCTTAGTCGAATTAAAATACGTCAATGTTTCAAATAACGATATCGCTGTGTTACAACCACATTTATTCGCTCAAAACAGGAAGATAAAAAGTATAGACGTATCATGGAATAACATAAACACGTTATCAGAAGATATATTCGAGAATCTATCAGATTTAATCCAGTTGGATATTAGCAACAACAACATAACGGAGCTACAGGAATCCTGTTTTAAGGGATTATATCATGTCGAGCATCTGTTGTTAAACAACAACTATTTAAGAAAACTTCCATTAGGCCTATTTAAGACTTTGCGGAACTTGTTGACGATTAAACTGAGTCATAACGAACTACACAGTGtggaaaatttatttacaaatctTTCTAAGTTAGTTGAAGTGAATTTAGATCACAACAATATCGAGAATGTAACTGCAGATGCATTTAATAAAAATCTGAAAACACTTTCCTTGAGATACAATAAATTATGGAACTTATCACTAATTTCAAACTTGCATGTGAGAAACCTAAGACTTGATGGGAACAGCTTCAATCAAACGAACAatactttaaatttgaaaaacacaCAAAGCCTTTCATTAACTAACTGCAATTTTACATCAGTGTCATTGTTACCTTCGGATCAATTGGAGTTTCTAGATCTATCTGATAATAATTTAAGCACAGTGAACATAACTGCAccgaaattgacacagttacgTTTATcgaaaaatcaaatcaaatataTCAGAAATATTATAATCGAGCACATTAATGTATTAACCCTTGATTTGTCCAGCAATCAAATTGACAGTATCACATATTTAGCGCTGACAAATATTCAGAATTTAAATCTTTCCAATAACAACATTACAAGTCCATCATTTGGAAGAGAACTGAATCATTTGAAAAGTCTTGTAACTTTGGATTTGTCGAACAATCAAATTAGTAAATTCTCAAATTTTGCCTTCCAAAATAATTCCATGCTACAGAATTTAAATCTATCTGGAAATAGGATCAAAGATTTACCTATCCATTTCCTTCAAAATAATAACTTGCTTTCTATCATTGACTTGAGCAACAACGCAAATTTGAAATGTCGAGAATGtggattattattattcatcaaTTCACTTCGGACGAGTGTTGTAGTGAAAGGATCGTGCAATGATTCATATGGAACTCAACAGAATTTATCGCTTTTTCGCACAGGCTATGACTTGATGAAGTCCAATTGCAATATATGCTCACTTTATCCTTGTAAACACAACGGAGCCTGCAGGTACAATGTATCATCTGAACAATCTAATTGCATTTGTTCGGCAAATTACACTGGTAGGATCTGCGAAAAATATAAGCAATCTTGTGTCTTGAATCAAAGTTGTGGTTTATGTAACGATAACGCTTGCTTGAATAGAGGAAAATGTATTGAAACAAGCGCAACTGAATTTGAGTGTAAATGTTCTGCAAATTACACTGGTAAAACTTGTGAGATCAAAGACAACATTTGTACACAAAATAAATGTCAGAATAATGCCACCTGCACCATTATTGATAGAAGCAATTTCAAATGCAATTGTTCTGCAAATTACACTGGACAATTGTGCGAAATTAAATTGTCGGCTTGCCAGAATAACACGTGTTTAAATGGAGGGACATGTAACTCCATGTATAAAGGGTTTATTTGTACCTGTTTATCTAATTTCACTGGAATGCATTGCGAAAAGAACGCGTTAAATAATTCACTGAATGCGTGTTTGAGTAGTCCTTGCAAGAATAACGGTTTGTGTAAAAGATTTAACTCTACTTATAAATGCATTTGTGTAGGAGGTTTTAATGGCGAACAATGTGAATTCACTGGATCTAAAAACGTCGATTCGAGCGAAGATAACACAACAGAGAGTGTAAATGATACTAAGGTAGGAATTGTTGTGACAATATTTGTTGTTATCATAATCCTTTTTGTTATTTGTGGACTAATGCATCAGAAGAAACATGGCAGATTTCCGTTTAATAGAAATTCAGGAATTACTGATTTGTTCCCTGGTCATAATTTCAAAAGACTTGATGACAATGAATTGCAAAGATATATTTAA